A genomic region of Venturia canescens isolate UGA chromosome 9, ASM1945775v1, whole genome shotgun sequence contains the following coding sequences:
- the Brms1 gene encoding breast cancer metastasis-suppressor 1-like protein isoform X1 yields the protein MAAVSNGRQVFLSSVGVCPPQSTTSDFRYRNFRRKKRRTDIQMPSMKDESEGEGEEMSHDSNDSNQSSASCDSSAEHSDSDDSSEMDEDECERRRTECMENLVDLERQFTLLKEQLYRERITQVDTKLGEVRIGKSEEYLIPLERLKENMKTKTEVAGILKQLRLQNIHNKFLAEEQAAQQNFESEKGLVWDGIHSDLQEKIRRLEEDRNNVDIHADLWLSSSGRTRRNHSERRRAVSVAGPYIVYMLNDADILEDWALIKKSMSSRKTEIL from the exons ATGGCCGCTGTCTCGAACGGTCGACAAGTGTTTTTATCGAGTGTTGGCGTTTGCCCGCCACAATCGACAACAAGCGATTTTCGTTATCggaattttcgtcgaaaaaaacgcC GAACGGATATACAAATGCCAAGTATGAAGGATGAATCGGAAGGTGAAGGAGAAGAAATGTCACATGACAGTAACGATAGTAACCAGAGCTCCGCATCCTGCGACAGCAGCGCGGAACACAGTGACAGCGATGATTCTtctgaaatggatgaagaTGAGTGTGAAAGGCGTAGAACTGAATGCATGGAGAATCTTGTGGATCTTGAAAGACAATTTACGCTTCTAAAAGAACA GCTTTATCGAGAAAGAATAACACAGGTAGACACAAAACTGGGTGAAGTGCGAATAGGAAAATCAGAGGAGTATTTGATACCACTGGAACgactgaaagaaaatatgaaaacgaaAACGGAAGTAGCAGGAATCTTGAAGCAATTGAGACTGCAAAATATTCACAATAAATTTTTGGCAGAGGAGCAGGCGGCGCAGCAGAATTTCGAGAGCGAAAAAGGTCTCGTTTGGGACGGAATTCACAGTGATCttcaagaaaaaattcgtagGTTGGAGGAAGATCGTAATAACGTTGATATTCATGCGGATCTTTGGCTGAGCTCGAGTGGACGCACGAGAAGGAATCATTCGGAAAGGAGAAGAGCAGTTTCCGTTGCTGGACCTTACATTGTTTACATGCTCAACGACGCTGATATACTCGAGGATTGGGCATTAATAAAAAAGAGCATGAGTAGcagaaaaactgaaattctTTAA
- the Brms1 gene encoding breast cancer metastasis-suppressor 1-like protein isoform X2, giving the protein MPELRNRTDIQMPSMKDESEGEGEEMSHDSNDSNQSSASCDSSAEHSDSDDSSEMDEDECERRRTECMENLVDLERQFTLLKEQLYRERITQVDTKLGEVRIGKSEEYLIPLERLKENMKTKTEVAGILKQLRLQNIHNKFLAEEQAAQQNFESEKGLVWDGIHSDLQEKIRRLEEDRNNVDIHADLWLSSSGRTRRNHSERRRAVSVAGPYIVYMLNDADILEDWALIKKSMSSRKTEIL; this is encoded by the exons ATGCCGGAACTGCGGAATC GAACGGATATACAAATGCCAAGTATGAAGGATGAATCGGAAGGTGAAGGAGAAGAAATGTCACATGACAGTAACGATAGTAACCAGAGCTCCGCATCCTGCGACAGCAGCGCGGAACACAGTGACAGCGATGATTCTtctgaaatggatgaagaTGAGTGTGAAAGGCGTAGAACTGAATGCATGGAGAATCTTGTGGATCTTGAAAGACAATTTACGCTTCTAAAAGAACA GCTTTATCGAGAAAGAATAACACAGGTAGACACAAAACTGGGTGAAGTGCGAATAGGAAAATCAGAGGAGTATTTGATACCACTGGAACgactgaaagaaaatatgaaaacgaaAACGGAAGTAGCAGGAATCTTGAAGCAATTGAGACTGCAAAATATTCACAATAAATTTTTGGCAGAGGAGCAGGCGGCGCAGCAGAATTTCGAGAGCGAAAAAGGTCTCGTTTGGGACGGAATTCACAGTGATCttcaagaaaaaattcgtagGTTGGAGGAAGATCGTAATAACGTTGATATTCATGCGGATCTTTGGCTGAGCTCGAGTGGACGCACGAGAAGGAATCATTCGGAAAGGAGAAGAGCAGTTTCCGTTGCTGGACCTTACATTGTTTACATGCTCAACGACGCTGATATACTCGAGGATTGGGCATTAATAAAAAAGAGCATGAGTAGcagaaaaactgaaattctTTAA
- the LOC122416128 gene encoding microsomal glutathione S-transferase 1-like produces the protein MEVPTENLMKVFTFWSAVLVLKLLAMVPLTGRYRFGKRIFAAPEDCGTLRNSKVVYDDPDIERVRRCHRNDLENILPWFIGTYVYLGTNPSYYLASMLIRIFALSRIAHTLSYVIFQTQPSRAIAFFIGYGITAYQAIVTMWHYM, from the exons ATGGAAGTACCGACGGAAAATCTAATGAAAGTTTTTACATTTTGGAGTGCGGTTCTCGTGCTAAAATTGTTAGCAATGGTTCCGTTGACCGGTCGATATCGTTTTGGAAAAAGG ATATTCGCCGCTCCCGAGGACTGTGGGACATTGAGGAACTCCAAGGTGGTCTACGACGATCCTGATATCGAACGAGTTAGACGCTGTCATCGAAATGACCTCGAGAATATCCTTCCGTGGTTCATCGGAACATACGTGTATCTCGGAACGAATCCGTCGTACTACTTGGCCAGTATGCTCATACGAATATTCGCCCTTTCGCGAATCGCTCACACCCTTAGTTACGTCATATTCCAGACCCAGCCGTCAAGGGCGATCGCATTTTTTATCGGATATGGAATTACGGCCTACCAAGCTATTGTTACTATGTGGCATTACATGTGA
- the DNApol-alpha180 gene encoding DNA polymerase alpha catalytic subunit, protein MDDSEPTSSGRSKRQKNDKTGRLSALEKLKNLKGSKHKYQVSEVDNVYDEVDEKIYSKTVMERQNDDWIVDDGGSGYVEDGREIFDDDLDDDSIHQAAKQNSLAGPRKRKKDETKSKGNIKNMLMSMPSKKKADDKLNDDDILGDLMNELQKDEPAAKRKDTKVRNKFATAQVSKSQPATKAKPMDVDDFLEPMFESCKKIKPALPVEEKKINNTKQVHTPSSEQSISQIIETDLSQNDVVDNESCTIESCLSPEPQNESNQFDDNDLSNLDFDEIELNIENLPTSTAKTMTQPESTEAESKTPKEIEAVGCFRDQKVDDMEVVMMDQVWADDFNEQLTEAEVSSSNVEAEIVPPVTDKTDGTDDQKSFRFFWWDAYEDQYKQPGVVYLFGKTYDESTKAYVSCCVQVKNIPRRIYLLPREQIKNSGEEDSEQRKTILHDVYKEFNEWATKKNITQFAAKFVTKLYAFERAETPRESEYVEIRYPATCPAMDVNYEGPAIEHVFGTSVNALELFLIETNIKGPCWLEVKKPLPSGNPSSWCKSQINCLNFEDISVYKDKDAKQKLPIPPMSMATLNVRMSLNQKRQQNEVIMIGILLHNDYRIDKPPPKPLFQQHYCLVTHPRDMPWPRHARDLLSKTKNTRVLKCETEYDLLEQFLSILEKTDPDLVVGYDCGFQFDVLLHRISSLKVKNWSRIGKLRRNVMPLFKGKINLAHCFCGRPISDIQLSAKELSVKVRSFDLQSLCCSILKKSENECKEIKPADCPKFYAEADKIEKLLQITMNEALSFLTILFELNVMPLAVQITCLAGNTLSRTLAGGRAERNEFLLLHAFFQKDYITPDKRIAPKTKEATDPTASKRKKPAYTGGLVLEPKKGFYDKLILLMDFNSLYPSIIQEYNLCFTTVPGAAYDDLENLNLPTADLPLGIVPTEIRKLVQSRIEVKKLMNAPNISPELKLQYNTRQMALKLTANSMYGCLGASHCRFYAKGMAALITSKGREILQNTKSLVEKLNFEVIYGDTDSIMINTNNLNYDETFAIAKKIKQEVNKLYQMIELDIDGVFRYLLLLHKKKYAALILKKLPNGKMETTMEHKGLDIVRRDWCQLACDTGKKILDELFTDQSNDSRREKIFEILQTVAAGIRSAQVPLSSLVVTKQLSKNPKDYPAKKLAHVSVALRLNKEGGRMWKAGDTVPYVICEDGTSRSATERAYHVDEFKKSDTLKIDIDYYLLQQILPVVLRICEPIENIDDVLLSTHLGLENVYKSKRVIHEQVENPVPSSLNEERFHYCIPLKIKCRNDKCNTEIEIKEFFADFPTGKLPALARCSNPACDLPPYKNVKSIQNEIHLKIRYYITEYYADWLECEDPICSNRTRFLPMNVRGCYPRCDVCKDGLMHRVYNETSLYEQINYFHRLLDVNEAGKKFTIPSIPEMISVYDHLKEFVEKQLARSAYSLVDLNWLFCSNFQKSLAVIPVNEEEEEEAQFDFSDDEMIPDVEPTEIAAS, encoded by the exons ATGGATGATTCTGAAC CAACATCGTCTGGCCGatcgaaacgtcaaaaaaatgacaagACCGGTCGTTTGTCCGCTCTGGAGAAACTCAAAAACTTAAAGGGCAGCAAACACAAGTATCAAGTCTCAGAAGTTGACAATGTTTACGATGaagtcgatgaaaaaatttacagCAAAACTGTTATGGAACGACAGAATGATGACTGGATCGTTGATGATG GCGGAAGTGGATATGTGGAAGATGGTCGTGAGATTTTTGATGACGATCTTGACGACGACAGCATCCATCAAGCGGCAAAACAAAACAGTTTGGCTGGCCCAAGGAAACGTAAAAAAGATGAAACTAAAAGCAAGGGTAACATAAAAAACATGTTGATGAGTATGCCATCAAAGAAAAAGGCAGATGACAAGTTGAACGATGACGATATTCTGGGAGATCTCATGAACGAACTTCAAAAAGATGAACCAGCTGCAAAAAGGAAAGACACAAAAGTCAGGAATAAATTTGCAACTGCTCAAGTTTC aaaatcaCAACCAGCGACAAAAGCCAAACCAATGGACGTCGATGACTTCCTTGAACCAATGTTTGAAAGctgcaaaaaaatcaaacctGCTCTGCCtgtggaagaaaagaaaattaacaATACGAAACAAGTTCACACCCCGAGCTCTGAACAGAGCATAAGTCAAATAATCGAAACGGATTTAAGTCAGAATGACGTGGTTGATAATGAGAGTTGTACAATCGAAAGTTGCTTGTCTCCCGAACCACAAAATGAATCCAATCAATTCGATGATAACGAC CTCTCCAATTTAGACTTCGATGAAATAGAACTCAACATAGAAAATTTACCAACAAGTACAGCAAAGACGATGACTCAACCGGAAAGTACAGAAGCAGAGTCAAAAACACCAAAAGAGATAGAAGCCGTTGGATGCTTCAGAGACCAAAAAGTCGATGACATGGAAGTTGTAATGATGGATCAAGTATGGGCAGACGATTTTAATGAACAGCTCACAGAGGCAGAAGTTTCATCGAGTAACGTTGAAGCAGAAATAGTTCCACCAGTCACAGATAAAACCGATGGAACTGACGACCAAAAaagttttcgatttttttggtgGGATGCCTATGAAGATCAGTACAAACAACCAGGCGTCGTTTATTTGTTCGGAAAAACTTACGACGAATCAACCAAAGCTTACGTTTCATGTTGTGTTCAAGTTAAAAATATTCCTCGTCGCATTTATCTTTTACCCAGAGAACAG ATCAAAAATTCAGGGGAAGAGGACTCGGAACAGCGAAAAACAATATTGCACGACGTGTATAAAGAGTTCAACGAGTGGGCGACGAAGAAGAACATAACTCAATTCGCGGCAAAGTTCGTAACAAAATTGTACGCATTTGAACGAGCTGAGACGCCACGAGAAAGTGAATACGTTGAAATTCGATATCCGGCGACGTGTCCAGCAATGGATGTGAATTATGAAGGTCCAGCGATTGAGCACGTGTTCGGAACATCGGTGAACGCACTGGAGTTATTCCTGATCGAGACGAATATTAAGGGTCCATGTTGGCTCGAGGTGAAGAAGCCGTTGCCATCGGGAAATCCTTCGAGTTGGTGCAAGTcgcaaataaattgtttgaaCTTCGAAGACATTTCCGTGTACAAAGATAAAGATGCGAAACAAAAATTGCCGATACCTCCGATGTCGATGGCGACATTGAATGTAAGAATGTCTCTGAACCAAAAGCGTCAACAGAACGAAGTCATAATGATCGGCATATTGTTGCACAATGATTACCGAATTGACAAACCACCGCCAAAGCCGCTTTTCCAGCAACACTATTGCCTCGTGACTCACCCCCGCGACATGCCATGGCCACGACACGCTCGGGACCTTCTATCAAAAACGAAGAACACCCGGGTCCTCAAATGTGAAACGGAGTACGATTTGCTCGAACAATTTCTCAGTATTTTAGAAAAAACCGATCCTGATCTCGTGGTCGGTTACGACTGCGGTTTCCAATTCGATGTACTCCTGCACAGGATATCGagtttgaaagttaaaaattggaGTAGAATCGGAAAATTGAGACGCAACGTTATGCCCCTTTTCAAAGGAAAAATCAACCTCGCCCATTGTTTCTGCGGACGACCAATTTCTGATATACAATTGAGCGCCAAAGAGCTGAGCGTCAAAGTCCGTAGCTTTGATCTTCAATCACTCTGTTGTTCGATCCTCAAAAAAAGTGAGAACGAGTGCAAGGAAATAAAGCCTGCTGACTGTCCCAAGTTCTACGCCGAAGCTGACAAAATCGAGAAACTTTTGCAAATAACTATGAACGAGGCTCTCAGCTTTCTCACGATTTTGTTCGAGCTCAACGTCATGCCGCTTGCCGTACAAATCACGTGTCTCGCTGGCAACACTTTGTCGAGGACTCTTGCCGGCGGTCGTGCTGAAAGGAACGAGTTTCTTTTACTTCATGCTTTCTTCCAAAAAGACTACATCACCCCGGACAAACGTATCGCTCCAAAAACTAAAGAAGCCACCGATCCAACCGCctcgaaaaggaaaaaacctGCCTACACCGGTGGTTTGGTGCTTGAACCGAAAAAAGGCTTCTATGACAAACTCATTTTACTGATGGACTTCAATTCCCTTTATCCCAGCATTATTCAAGAATACAACTTGTGCTTCACCACCGTTCCTGGCGCAGCTTACGATGACTTGGAAAACTTGAATCTTCCCACCGCTGATTTACCCCTCGGCATCGTTCCCACCGAAATTCGCAAGCTCGTTCAGAGTCGAATCGAAGTCAAGAAACTCATGAACGCTCCTAATATCTCACCGGAACTCAAACTGCAGTACAACACAAGACAAATGGCTCTCAAACTCACCGCGAACTCGATGTACGGATGCTTGGGCGCTTCTCATTGTCGATTTTATGCCAAAGGCATGGCTGCTTTGATCACGA GTAAAGGTCgtgaaattttgcaaaacacGAAATCCTTGGTGGAAAAGTTGAACTTCGAAGTCATTTATGGTGACACAGACTCAATAATGATTAACACGAATAATCTCAATTACGACGAAACTTTTGCCATAGCGAAAAAG ATCAAGCAAGAAGTGAACAAACTCtatcaaatgatcgaattGGACATCGATGGAGTTTTCAGGTACTTGTTGCTGTTACATAAGAAAAAGTATGCTGcactaattttgaaaaaattaccgaATGGAAAAATGGAGACGACGATGGAGCACAAAGGTCTCGATATCGTGAGAAGGGATTGGTGTCAATTGGCCTGCGACACAGGAAA AAAGATATTGGATGAATTGTTTACCGATCAGTCGAATGATtcgagacgagaaaaaatattcgaaatcttGCAAACCGTTGCCGCGGGTATTCGTTCGGCTCAAGTACCCCTTTCATCTCTGGTCGTGACAAAACAGTTGTCCAAAAACCCAAAAGATTATCCGGCAAAAAAACTGGCACACGTTTCGGTCGCTCTCAGGCTCAATAAAGAGGGTGGACGTATGTGGAAGGCTGGTGACACTGTGCCTTATGTAATATGCGAg GATGGAACTTCAAGATCCGCAACTGAGAGGGCATATCACGTGGACGAATTTAAGAAGAGCGATACGTTGAAAATAGATATCGACTATTACCTTTTGCAACAAATATTGCCTGTCGTGTTGCGTATTTGTGAACCGATCGAGAATATCGACGACGTATTATTGTCGACACATCTTGGTCTTGAGAATGTTTATAAATCAAAGAGAGTCATCCACGAGCAGGTAGAAAATCCGGTGCCTTCGTCGCTGAACGAGGAACGTTTTCATTATTGCATACCGTTGAAAATTAAGTGTCGCAACGATAAATGCAACACCGAAATCGAGATAAAAGAATTCTTCGCTGATTTC ccTACTGGGAAACTTCCAGCGCTTGCTCGCTGTTCAAATCCCGCATGCGATTTGCCACCGtacaaaaatgtaaaatctattcaaaacgaaattcaTCTGAAAATTAGATATTACATAACCGAATATTATGCTGATTGGCTCGAGTGCGAGGATCCAATTTGTTCGAACAGGACGAGATTTTTACCTATGAACGTTCGTGGTTGTTATCCTCGATGTGATGTTTGCAAGGACGGTCTCATGCACAGAGTG TACAACGAGACTAGTCTCTacgaacaaataaattattttcatcggcTCTTGGATGTGAACGAAGCCGGCAAAAAGTTCACGATTCCGTCGATACCGGAAATGATATCGGTTTACGATCATCTCAAAGAATTTGTCGAGAAACAATTGGCGCGTAGCGCATATTCACTGGTCGATCTCAACTGGCTATTttgttcgaattttcaaaaaagtttggCGGTGATTCCCGTCaacgaagaggaagaagaagaggctcAATTTGATTTTTCCGACGACGAAATG ATCCCCGACGTAGAACCAACGGAAATTGCAGCGTCGTAA